The Planococcus donghaensis genome contains a region encoding:
- a CDS encoding G5 and 3D domain-containing protein — protein MTNQTNSTNSTKSFKGKSLAVTIATILLFAAVLTFAIYEGTKNTVTVTANGEQEQVRTHAETVGAFLEEQDIKPGEHDFVSHSSETPINEDMTLEWDAAEQYAVTVDGEATSAWTTKNTVSDILATANIELTKHDKVTPALDTQVDEDTKISVEKAYEVTIQDGLEEKKVWSTSTTVAEFLKENKITLGKLDRVESDLDELVLPNSAVKVVRVEKVTDVVEDSVKYAVETKKDDTLLKGSEKIVQKGQNGLVEKTYEIVKENGKEVKRDLKNEKVVKEPTKQVTAVGTKTVVASVSRGAKTATAKTVSSEKATPTTATAKATPKATPVKATPAAAEPTGGKEFYVSATAYTASCTGCSGITATGINLKTNPGLKVIAVDPRVIPLGSKVWVEGYGNAIAGDTGGAIKGNKIDLFMANRSDALSFGRKQVKVRILN, from the coding sequence TTGACAAATCAAACAAATAGTACCAATTCGACAAAGTCATTTAAAGGTAAATCGTTGGCGGTAACAATCGCAACTATCTTGTTGTTCGCAGCGGTTTTAACATTCGCTATATATGAAGGAACAAAAAATACAGTAACTGTAACAGCTAATGGAGAACAAGAGCAGGTAAGAACGCATGCAGAAACAGTCGGTGCTTTTTTAGAAGAACAAGACATCAAACCTGGAGAGCATGATTTTGTCAGCCACTCGTCAGAAACACCGATTAACGAAGATATGACATTGGAATGGGATGCTGCAGAACAATACGCAGTAACTGTTGATGGGGAAGCAACTTCAGCTTGGACCACAAAAAACACAGTGTCAGACATTTTAGCAACTGCGAATATCGAACTAACAAAACACGATAAAGTAACACCAGCATTAGACACACAAGTAGATGAAGATACAAAAATCTCAGTTGAAAAAGCATACGAAGTTACGATTCAAGACGGTCTGGAAGAAAAGAAAGTATGGTCTACTTCAACGACAGTCGCTGAGTTCTTAAAAGAAAACAAAATCACTTTAGGTAAACTAGATCGCGTTGAAAGTGACTTGGATGAATTGGTTTTACCGAATTCTGCAGTCAAAGTAGTTCGCGTTGAAAAAGTTACCGATGTAGTTGAGGATTCTGTGAAGTATGCAGTCGAAACCAAAAAAGATGACACGCTTCTTAAAGGCAGCGAAAAAATTGTTCAAAAAGGTCAAAATGGCTTAGTAGAAAAAACATATGAAATTGTAAAAGAAAATGGTAAAGAAGTAAAACGAGACCTTAAGAATGAAAAAGTAGTAAAAGAACCAACGAAACAAGTAACTGCAGTTGGTACAAAAACAGTTGTAGCTAGTGTTTCACGTGGTGCTAAAACAGCAACTGCTAAAACAGTTTCATCTGAAAAAGCAACACCAACTACAGCTACAGCTAAAGCAACACCAAAAGCAACGCCTGTTAAAGCAACACCAGCAGCCGCAGAACCAACTGGCGGAAAAGAATTTTATGTATCGGCAACAGCTTATACAGCAAGTTGCACAGGCTGTTCAGGAATTACTGCTACAGGCATTAACTTGAAAACGAACCCTGGTCTTAAAGTAATTGCAGTAGATCCTCGTGTGATTCCATTAGGCTCTAAAGTTTGGGTTGAAGGATATGGCAATGCGATTGCAGGCGATACTGGTGGAGCAATCAAAGGAAATAAAATTGATTTATTCATGGCAAACAGGTCAGATGCGTTATCATTTGGACGGAAACAAGTGAAAGTTAGAATTTTAAACTAA
- the rnmV gene encoding ribonuclease M5: MKITEIIVVEGKDDTVAIKRAVHADTIETNGSAITAETLARIAHAQEKRGVIVFTDPDYPGRRIRAIIEEHVPQAKHAFLAKEKTIAKNGKGLGIEHARDEDIREALSAVYTPLQQDRAIEITMEDLIDAGLVAHPQAKQRRIAIGNDLQIGYTNGKQLQKRLHMFGISKDQFIKAVQALTQEEN, encoded by the coding sequence ATGAAAATAACTGAAATTATTGTAGTTGAAGGAAAAGATGATACAGTGGCCATTAAACGCGCTGTCCATGCGGATACCATTGAAACAAATGGTTCAGCTATTACAGCAGAAACGCTCGCGCGAATCGCTCACGCCCAAGAAAAGCGAGGCGTCATAGTTTTTACTGATCCGGATTATCCTGGGCGCCGTATCCGTGCTATTATTGAAGAACATGTGCCCCAGGCAAAACATGCATTTTTGGCGAAGGAAAAAACAATCGCTAAAAACGGCAAAGGCTTAGGAATTGAACATGCCCGTGATGAAGACATTCGTGAAGCGTTATCCGCTGTTTATACACCGTTACAGCAAGACCGGGCGATTGAGATTACAATGGAAGATTTAATCGATGCTGGCCTTGTTGCTCATCCACAAGCGAAACAGCGCCGTATTGCAATCGGCAACGACTTGCAAATCGGTTACACAAATGGCAAACAACTTCAGAAGCGCCTTCATATGTTTGGGATTTCTAAAGACCAGTTTATCAAAGCAGTACAAGCGTTAACTCAGGAGGAAAATTAA
- the ispE gene encoding 4-(cytidine 5'-diphospho)-2-C-methyl-D-erythritol kinase — protein sequence MLYVKAPAKINLTLDVLHKRPDNYHEIEMIMTTVDLSDRIGLMGTAKGIHIQSADRFVPNDSRNLAYQAAQLIKDTFNIKTGVIISLDKKIPVAAGLAGGSSDAAATLKGLNKLWQLNLSLDELAELGAKIGSDVSFCVYGGTALAKGRGEIIQQLPTPPNCWVILAKPTIGVSTADVYGAFDVATAEHPNTQAMMQALEDGDYDAMCANLGNALESVTLKLYPEVAHIKDQMKKFGADAVLMSGSGPTVFGLVYQEARIPRIYNGLRGFCSEVYAVRLIGEREPLA from the coding sequence ATGCTCTACGTGAAAGCGCCTGCCAAGATTAATTTAACATTAGATGTTTTGCATAAACGTCCAGATAACTATCATGAAATCGAAATGATTATGACCACGGTGGATTTGTCGGATCGCATAGGATTGATGGGGACAGCAAAAGGCATACATATTCAGTCTGCAGATCGCTTTGTGCCAAATGATTCCCGCAACCTTGCTTATCAGGCCGCACAATTGATTAAAGACACTTTTAACATTAAGACTGGCGTTATCATCTCGCTAGATAAAAAAATTCCGGTTGCCGCAGGTTTGGCCGGAGGGAGTAGCGATGCTGCTGCTACATTAAAAGGGTTAAATAAACTTTGGCAATTAAACTTGTCGCTTGATGAACTAGCTGAACTAGGTGCTAAAATCGGCTCGGATGTTTCTTTTTGCGTTTACGGGGGCACAGCTCTTGCAAAAGGACGCGGAGAAATTATTCAACAATTGCCGACACCTCCAAACTGTTGGGTCATTCTAGCAAAACCAACGATTGGTGTTTCTACAGCTGATGTCTACGGGGCATTCGATGTAGCAACCGCAGAGCACCCAAATACACAAGCCATGATGCAAGCACTCGAAGACGGCGATTACGATGCGATGTGCGCTAACCTTGGCAACGCACTTGAAAGCGTTACGTTAAAATTGTATCCAGAAGTTGCGCATATTAAAGATCAAATGAAGAAATTTGGTGCGGATGCTGTATTGATGAGCGGCAGTGGACCGACAGTGTTTGGGTTGGTTTACCAAGAAGCGCGTATTCCGCGAATATATAATGGATTGCGTGGCTTTTGTTCGGAAGTCTACGCAGTACGGTTGATTGGTGAACGAGAGCCTCTTGCTTAA
- the glmU gene encoding bifunctional UDP-N-acetylglucosamine diphosphorylase/glucosamine-1-phosphate N-acetyltransferase GlmU: protein MANTYAVILAAGQGTRMKSKLYKVLHPVCGMPMVEHVTSNVEQLGVEKIVTVVGHGAEKVQQQLGEKSEYALQAEQLGTAHAVQQTASLIEGLAGTTLVVCGDTPLIRPETMQALLDQHTETGAKATILTAIADNPTGYGRILRNSEGIVEKIVEQKDASSEEQQVKEINTGTYCFDNEALFEALKLVSNDNVQGEYYLPDVIEILQKQGEIVAAYATDSFDETLGVNDRVALSQAENIMRKRIAEKHMRAGVSIIDPATAYISAQAEIGADTIIHPNVTIAGDTKIGEDCIISSNSQIVNSVIGDRTTIRSSEVYDSSIGTDTAVGPFAHVRPQSALGNDVKIGNFVEVKKAEIGNDSKISHLSYIGDATVGTGVNIGCGTITVNYDGKNKFQTVIEDDTFIGCNSNLIAPVTVGKGSYVAAGSTISKNVPEDSLAIARSRQENKEGYASKLNRKK from the coding sequence ATGGCAAATACATATGCAGTAATTTTAGCGGCCGGCCAAGGGACGCGCATGAAGTCAAAATTGTACAAAGTACTTCACCCAGTCTGTGGCATGCCAATGGTTGAACATGTAACAAGCAACGTGGAGCAACTTGGTGTTGAAAAAATCGTAACCGTTGTCGGCCATGGAGCTGAAAAAGTTCAGCAACAGTTGGGTGAGAAAAGTGAGTACGCGTTACAAGCTGAGCAGCTCGGAACAGCTCATGCGGTACAGCAAACAGCTTCTTTGATTGAAGGTTTAGCAGGTACGACATTAGTGGTTTGTGGCGATACGCCATTAATTCGTCCAGAAACCATGCAAGCCTTGCTTGACCAACATACCGAAACAGGAGCCAAAGCAACCATTTTAACAGCAATTGCGGACAACCCAACAGGTTACGGCCGAATTCTTCGCAATAGCGAAGGCATTGTTGAAAAAATCGTTGAGCAAAAAGATGCTTCGTCAGAAGAACAACAAGTAAAAGAAATTAATACAGGAACTTATTGCTTTGACAACGAAGCGTTGTTTGAAGCGTTAAAATTAGTTTCCAATGATAACGTTCAAGGCGAATATTACTTGCCAGATGTTATTGAAATTCTACAAAAGCAAGGTGAGATCGTAGCCGCTTATGCAACAGATAGCTTTGATGAAACATTAGGAGTTAATGACCGTGTAGCATTAAGCCAAGCTGAGAACATTATGCGTAAGCGAATTGCCGAAAAACATATGAGAGCGGGCGTATCAATTATTGATCCTGCAACAGCTTATATTAGTGCACAAGCTGAAATCGGAGCGGATACCATCATTCATCCGAACGTAACGATTGCAGGCGATACAAAAATTGGGGAAGATTGTATTATTTCGTCAAACAGCCAAATTGTTAATAGTGTGATTGGTGACCGTACAACGATTCGCAGTTCAGAAGTTTACGATAGCAGCATTGGTACGGACACAGCTGTCGGACCATTTGCGCACGTTCGTCCACAATCAGCTTTAGGCAACGATGTGAAAATCGGTAACTTTGTTGAAGTGAAAAAAGCTGAAATCGGAAACGATAGCAAAATTTCTCATTTAAGCTATATTGGCGATGCAACAGTTGGCACAGGTGTTAATATTGGATGCGGGACCATTACTGTAAATTATGATGGCAAAAATAAATTCCAAACCGTTATTGAAGATGATACGTTCATCGGCTGTAATTCAAATCTAATTGCACCGGTTACTGTAGGCAAAGGATCATATGTTGCTGCAGGATCTACGATTTCCAAAAATGTACCTGAGGATTCATTGGCGATTGCTCGTTCGCGCCAAGAAAATAAAGAAGGCTATGCAAGTAAATTAAACAGGAAAAAATAG
- the rsmA gene encoding 16S rRNA (adenine(1518)-N(6)/adenine(1519)-N(6))-dimethyltransferase RsmA, which produces MTKDIATPIRTQQIMTKYNLKVKKSLGQNFLIDPNILRKIVGQANLTKKSAAIEIGPGIGALTEHLAREAGKVLAFEIDQRLLPVLADTLSPYDNISIVHSDILKADVQAAIDSELAGYDDIVVVANLPYYVTTPIILKLLLEKLPIRGMVVMLQKEVAERITAKPGTKAYGSLSIAIQYYTQAEMALTVPKSVFLPQPNVDSAVIRMTKREVPEVEVIDEDFFFSVTRGSFVQRRKTILNNLQVAMPSGKEKKELILKALEEAEIDPTRRGETLTIKEFGLLSDKLYAYFQ; this is translated from the coding sequence ATGACTAAAGATATTGCAACACCTATTCGTACGCAACAAATCATGACGAAATACAATTTGAAAGTGAAGAAAAGCTTAGGACAAAACTTCTTAATTGATCCTAATATTTTACGCAAAATTGTCGGCCAAGCCAACTTAACCAAAAAATCTGCGGCGATTGAAATTGGGCCTGGAATTGGTGCGTTAACCGAGCATTTGGCAAGAGAAGCTGGAAAGGTGTTAGCCTTTGAAATCGATCAACGTTTATTGCCAGTATTAGCCGACACATTGTCACCATATGACAATATTTCCATTGTCCATTCTGATATTTTAAAAGCGGATGTCCAAGCAGCCATTGATAGCGAATTAGCAGGATACGATGATATTGTAGTTGTGGCCAACTTACCTTATTACGTAACAACCCCAATTATTTTAAAGTTGTTACTAGAAAAGTTACCGATTCGTGGCATGGTCGTTATGTTGCAAAAAGAGGTGGCTGAGCGCATTACAGCAAAACCAGGAACAAAAGCTTACGGATCGCTATCAATCGCTATACAGTACTATACACAAGCTGAAATGGCATTAACTGTTCCGAAGTCTGTATTCTTACCTCAACCGAATGTCGACTCTGCTGTTATCCGTATGACCAAACGAGAGGTACCGGAAGTCGAAGTAATCGACGAGGACTTTTTCTTTAGCGTTACGAGAGGATCGTTTGTTCAACGAAGAAAAACTATATTAAACAACCTTCAAGTAGCAATGCCTTCAGGAAAAGAGAAAAAAGAGTTGATCTTAAAAGCGCTAGAAGAAGCAGAAATTGATCCGACAAGACGTGGTGAAACTTTAACGATTAAAGAATTTGGTTTGTTATCGGATAAATTATACGCTTATTTCCAGTAA
- the pth gene encoding aminoacyl-tRNA hydrolase, whose protein sequence is MKLIIGLGNPGKTYEDTRHNIGFKVIDYLASQWNAPLTQSKFKGMYSVSHRPEGKVMLLKPLTYMNLSGESVGALMDYYNIELKDIIVIYDDLDLPTGQLRLRQKGSAGGHNGIKSLIQHLGNQEFNRLRIGISRPPAGMKVPDYVLQRFSTEEIPEMTAAIKKSAAACETWLSKPYIEVMNEFNGS, encoded by the coding sequence ATGAAACTGATTATCGGTCTGGGAAATCCGGGCAAAACATATGAAGATACACGTCATAATATCGGCTTTAAAGTAATCGATTACTTGGCGAGTCAATGGAATGCACCGCTAACACAGTCCAAATTTAAAGGTATGTATTCTGTGAGTCACCGACCAGAAGGCAAAGTGATGCTGTTAAAACCATTAACGTACATGAATTTGTCTGGCGAAAGTGTTGGGGCCTTAATGGATTACTATAATATTGAGTTAAAAGACATCATTGTCATTTACGATGATTTGGATTTGCCAACAGGGCAATTAAGATTACGCCAAAAAGGCAGTGCCGGTGGCCATAATGGCATTAAGTCGTTAATTCAACATCTAGGAAATCAGGAATTTAACCGTTTGCGCATTGGGATTAGTCGTCCGCCAGCTGGTATGAAAGTACCGGATTACGTATTACAGCGATTTTCGACAGAAGAAATTCCAGAAATGACCGCAGCGATTAAAAAAAGTGCGGCTGCTTGTGAAACTTGGCTGTCTAAACCCTATATAGAAGTTATGAATGAATTTAATGGCAGTTAA
- the purR gene encoding pur operon repressor — protein sequence MKWKRSERLVDMTHFLLDHPHKLIPLTYFSELYQSAKSSISEDLGIVKETFEEKGIGLLMTVPGAAGGVKYVPKLQASEIKTVIADLMEELSHSDRLLPGGYLYMTDVLGNPEMMNRVGKVFATAFANEKIDVIMTVATKGIPIAHAIARHLNVPVVIVRRDSKVTEGSTVSINYVSGSSRRIQTMVLSKRSMKSGQRVLITDDFMKVGGTMNGMKNLLEEFECTLAGVAVLVEAEHSDERLVEKYLSLVKLHEVSEKERTIALEEGNYFENGGV from the coding sequence TTGAAGTGGAAGCGCAGTGAACGGCTTGTCGATATGACGCATTTTTTGTTAGACCATCCACATAAATTGATTCCGCTGACTTATTTCTCGGAGTTGTATCAATCAGCCAAGTCATCCATCAGTGAAGATTTAGGGATTGTAAAAGAAACGTTTGAAGAAAAAGGAATCGGTTTATTGATGACGGTGCCAGGAGCAGCTGGCGGCGTTAAATATGTTCCGAAGCTTCAAGCTAGTGAGATTAAAACCGTAATAGCGGATTTAATGGAAGAATTGAGTCATTCGGATCGACTGTTGCCAGGTGGCTATTTGTATATGACCGACGTGCTTGGTAACCCAGAAATGATGAACCGGGTCGGTAAAGTATTCGCGACAGCATTTGCCAATGAGAAAATTGACGTCATCATGACAGTAGCGACAAAAGGTATTCCAATTGCCCATGCTATTGCCCGTCATTTAAATGTACCGGTCGTTATCGTTCGTCGCGACAGCAAAGTCACCGAAGGCTCTACCGTCAGCATAAATTATGTATCGGGGTCATCTAGACGGATCCAGACCATGGTATTATCAAAACGCAGTATGAAAAGTGGCCAGCGTGTCCTGATCACTGATGACTTTATGAAAGTCGGTGGAACGATGAATGGCATGAAAAACCTACTTGAAGAGTTTGAATGTACATTAGCGGGTGTCGCTGTTCTCGTTGAAGCTGAGCATTCAGATGAACGTCTTGTCGAGAAGTATTTGTCTCTCGTCAAATTACACGAAGTCAGTGAAAAAGAACGAACTATCGCTTTAGAAGAAGGAAATTACTTTGAAAACGGGGGAGTTTAA
- a CDS encoding TatD family hydrolase has protein sequence MFIDTHVHLNADQYDEDLVEVIERARENHVEKMVVIGFDRKTIERAIELAETYEFIFAVVGWHPVDAIDCTEEDLAWIEELAAHPKVVGIGETGLDYHWDKSPKEVQQEIFRKQIRLAKKVKLPIIIHNREATADVLEILKEENAQEVGGVMHCFSGSVETAHQSIAMNFLISLGGPVTFKNAKKPKEVAEAISLDHLMIETDAPYLAPHPYRGKRNEPSYVPLVAKEIARLKDISIEMVAKATTENAERFYKFSQKK, from the coding sequence ATGTTTATCGATACCCATGTACATTTAAATGCAGATCAATACGATGAGGACTTAGTAGAAGTCATTGAGCGCGCACGAGAAAACCATGTGGAGAAAATGGTAGTCATCGGCTTCGACCGAAAAACGATCGAACGAGCCATAGAGTTGGCCGAAACCTACGAATTTATCTTCGCAGTAGTTGGTTGGCATCCAGTAGATGCCATCGACTGTACTGAAGAAGACTTAGCGTGGATTGAAGAGCTAGCTGCTCATCCTAAAGTAGTTGGAATCGGAGAAACCGGTTTGGATTACCATTGGGACAAATCGCCAAAAGAGGTACAACAAGAAATCTTCCGTAAGCAAATTCGGTTGGCTAAAAAAGTGAAACTGCCAATTATCATTCATAATCGGGAAGCAACGGCAGACGTATTAGAAATTCTTAAAGAAGAAAACGCACAAGAAGTAGGCGGCGTGATGCATTGCTTTAGTGGCAGTGTAGAGACAGCCCACCAAAGTATCGCAATGAACTTCTTGATTTCACTTGGTGGACCAGTAACATTTAAAAATGCAAAAAAGCCAAAAGAAGTGGCCGAAGCGATCTCACTCGATCATTTAATGATTGAAACAGATGCTCCATATTTAGCGCCGCATCCATATCGGGGTAAACGAAACGAACCGTCGTATGTTCCACTAGTAGCGAAAGAAATTGCACGACTAAAAGATATTTCCATCGAAATGGTTGCAAAAGCGACAACGGAGAACGCTGAGAGGTTTTATAAATTTTCTCAAAAAAAGTAA
- the spoVG gene encoding septation regulator SpoVG gives MEVTDVRLRRVQTDGRMRAIASITLDDEFVIHDIRVIDGNDGLFVAMPSKRTPDGEFRDIAHPINSSARMKLQEAVLTAYEQSESESVLENAGV, from the coding sequence ATGGAAGTAACAGATGTGAGACTAAGACGTGTACAAACCGATGGTCGAATGAGAGCAATCGCCTCCATCACGCTGGATGACGAATTTGTGATTCATGATATTCGGGTGATTGATGGAAACGATGGCTTGTTTGTAGCGATGCCGAGCAAAAGAACACCAGATGGAGAATTTAGAGATATTGCCCATCCGATTAATTCGAGCGCACGCATGAAGCTACAAGAAGCGGTCTTAACAGCATATGAGCAAAGTGAAAGCGAATCGGTCCTGGAAAATGCCGGGGTTTAA
- a CDS encoding ribose-phosphate diphosphokinase, producing the protein MGYQNANSKLKIFSLNSNQELAEEISEHAGIPLGKSSVTHFSDGEIQINIEESIRGYDVFIVQSTSQPVNENLMELLIMIDAVKRASARTVNVVMPYYGYARQDRKARSREPITAKLVANLLETAGATRVIVLDLHAPQIQGFFDILIDHLVAVPLLSDYFLNESGVDLENVIIVSPDHGGVTRARKMADRLKAPIAIIDKRRPKPNVAEVMNIVGNVEGKTAIIIDDIIDTAGTISIAASALIESGAKEVFACCTHPVLSGPAVQRINDSVIKELIITNSIALPDEKKSPKIKQLSVARLLAETIVRVHEQKSVSTLFD; encoded by the coding sequence ATGGGCTATCAAAATGCAAACTCGAAATTGAAAATCTTTTCATTGAATTCGAACCAGGAGCTAGCGGAAGAAATTTCTGAACATGCAGGTATTCCACTTGGAAAAAGTTCAGTAACACATTTCAGCGATGGTGAAATCCAAATTAATATTGAAGAAAGTATTCGTGGCTACGATGTATTTATCGTGCAATCGACTTCTCAGCCGGTTAACGAAAACTTGATGGAACTATTAATTATGATTGACGCTGTTAAACGTGCTTCTGCTCGTACAGTCAACGTCGTAATGCCTTACTATGGTTATGCACGACAAGATCGTAAAGCCCGTTCACGTGAACCGATTACAGCGAAATTAGTAGCGAACTTATTGGAAACTGCAGGAGCGACTCGTGTCATCGTACTTGATTTGCATGCTCCTCAAATTCAAGGGTTCTTTGATATTTTGATTGACCACTTGGTAGCTGTACCATTGCTTTCTGATTATTTCCTGAATGAAAGTGGCGTTGACCTTGAAAATGTAATCATCGTTTCACCAGACCACGGCGGAGTTACACGCGCACGTAAGATGGCGGATCGTTTGAAAGCACCAATCGCCATTATTGATAAACGTCGTCCAAAACCAAACGTTGCTGAAGTCATGAATATTGTTGGTAACGTAGAAGGCAAAACGGCGATTATTATTGATGACATCATTGATACAGCAGGAACAATTTCGATTGCTGCGAGTGCATTAATCGAAAGCGGTGCGAAAGAAGTCTTTGCATGCTGTACACATCCAGTCCTATCGGGTCCAGCTGTACAACGTATTAATGATTCGGTTATCAAGGAATTGATCATCACCAATTCAATTGCATTGCCTGACGAAAAGAAATCTCCTAAGATTAAGCAGTTATCTGTAGCTCGTTTATTGGCAGAGACAATTGTTCGTGTTCACGAGCAAAAATCTGTCAGCACTCTGTTTGATTGA
- a CDS encoding 50S ribosomal protein L25/general stress protein Ctc codes for MVKMTAQKRESSNKNSALTELRSQGNVPGVVYGFKTETTPVTVTEIDLIKTLRESGRNGVIKLEIDGTTKNVVLSDYQMDALKGSFKHVDFLAINMSDELEVSAAVHLTGESAGEKEGGFITQPNREVNIRVKPSDIPDALEVDITDLAIGETITVGDIRGTVSYEILDEDDFILVSATAPRTQDEMDELDAGTDENAEPEVVGSEDSEEDKEA; via the coding sequence ATGGTAAAAATGACCGCGCAAAAAAGAGAAAGCAGCAATAAGAATTCTGCATTAACGGAACTTCGTTCACAAGGCAATGTGCCAGGCGTAGTTTATGGTTTTAAAACAGAAACAACACCAGTAACGGTAACTGAGATCGATTTGATCAAAACGTTACGTGAATCTGGACGTAATGGCGTCATCAAATTAGAAATTGACGGTACGACTAAAAACGTCGTATTGAGCGATTATCAAATGGATGCGTTAAAAGGCAGCTTTAAGCACGTCGACTTTTTAGCAATCAACATGTCTGATGAGCTAGAAGTATCTGCAGCTGTTCACTTAACTGGTGAATCAGCAGGCGAAAAAGAGGGTGGCTTTATCACTCAGCCAAACCGCGAAGTAAATATCCGCGTGAAGCCATCTGATATTCCGGATGCACTAGAAGTAGACATCACGGACCTAGCGATTGGCGAAACGATTACGGTTGGCGATATTCGTGGAACGGTTTCTTATGAAATTCTTGACGAAGACGACTTTATCCTTGTTTCTGCAACTGCTCCTCGTACACAAGATGAAATGGACGAACTTGATGCAGGCACAGATGAAAATGCAGAACCAGAAGTGGTTGGCAGCGAAGATTCTGAAGAAGACAAAGAAGCATAA
- the veg gene encoding biofilm formation stimulator Veg: MPKTLADIKKSLDLHLGKRLLLKANGGRKKTVERAGILRETYHSVFVIELDQEEHAFERVSYSYADILTEAVEITVYEGTEDALVVK; encoded by the coding sequence ATGCCCAAAACTTTGGCGGATATTAAAAAGTCGTTAGACCTACATTTAGGAAAGCGATTGCTTTTGAAGGCAAACGGAGGTCGCAAGAAAACGGTCGAACGTGCCGGAATCCTGCGCGAAACATATCACTCCGTGTTCGTGATTGAGTTAGATCAAGAAGAGCATGCATTTGAACGCGTGTCTTACAGCTACGCAGACATCTTAACTGAAGCAGTAGAAATTACTGTGTACGAAGGAACCGAAGACGCACTTGTTGTGAAATAA
- a CDS encoding RidA family protein, protein MNYVATDKAAAAIGPYSQGVVSGGLLYSSGQIPLTATGELVDGSIGDQTHQVFSNLKAVLAEAGSSLNDVIKTTVFIKDMNDFAALNEIYASYFGDHKPARSTVEVARLPKDVKVEIEVIAKVNK, encoded by the coding sequence ATGAATTACGTAGCGACAGACAAAGCGGCAGCTGCAATTGGCCCATATTCACAAGGTGTAGTGTCAGGAGGGCTTTTGTATAGCTCGGGTCAAATTCCATTAACAGCAACCGGTGAATTGGTCGATGGTTCGATTGGCGATCAAACGCATCAAGTATTTTCAAACCTAAAAGCAGTACTTGCAGAAGCGGGCTCATCTCTGAATGATGTCATCAAAACGACTGTTTTTATTAAGGACATGAATGACTTTGCTGCTTTAAACGAGATTTATGCTAGTTACTTTGGCGATCATAAACCAGCACGTTCGACAGTTGAAGTGGCGCGTTTGCCAAAAGACGTAAAAGTAGAAATTGAAGTTATTGCAAAAGTGAACAAGTAA